The sequence TCGTGCTTTCCTCTTTATGGTGGCATGTCCAGGTTACGGTTCAAGCGTACTCAATGGGGGCTAGCCGGTCGAATCTATTTACAGAAGACACAACTATAGGTTTCCCTGCTAATCTTACAATTATTTAGTGTCAAATTCTTTTTTAGAAGCTAGCGAGAGAACATTTAACCAAGTCCAAACACCGGAAGCCTATGAATGGTTCCATCTATGAATACTCGTACTTTTGCCAAATCccattgtctttttttttttactttcgcGCCACAGAGCAGATAAGTTCAGGTTTTCAAGATGGCGGCTACAGGATGGTGTCGACCGCGTGAATGACGCCGTTGGTCGCCGGGATGTTGTGGGTGATCACCTGCGCGTTGTTCACCTTTATACGGCCTGCGGACAGAAATTGAGACTAATAGAAAATGGGTATTATTTAAATTGTTGCGCTTCGGAAGTGAGGATATTAGTTGGGGAGAGCAGTGAGGCTGATCGACCCATATTTTAAATGCACTCACACAAAATGCTtaaaacccgataaatcgagataatttgtccttgaaataacaacattgtggaaattgcacatagttcgaatttcaaaaaccagtttgctcaacttatcgggtttcaccagtaaaccctcgatatagTTCAGcaattaaaaattgaaaaaaaaaatggcacgAAGGATTTCTAATACTTTCGAGGGTCCTATCCCACCATCTCCACCACATTATATTTGTCCTTGTTTTCCATCTACATTGTGAGACAAAAATGTCTTTGGCAACACATGCCGCGCTACCAACGCTCGAAGACATTGGAGATTGTTTTATCGACAAGAGTGCAGCTCTTATCTCTTATCTCTGATGATGAAAGATAACGTCTACAAAATTCTTACCCGCATTTTTCTGTAGCGTGAGCGGTGTGGCTTCCTCCATGGAGTTCCTGAGCTGATAATACCGCATGCCAGCACTGTATAGCGTCCCCGGTAACACGTGCCGCGCTACTAGCGCCTTAGCAGCGCTTTTCTCTGAGTAGCGAGCCAGCTCGGCAGGAGAGACCCGGGCGAAGGCAGCGTCGGTGGGCGCGAATACGGTGTAGGTTTTGCTCTCTGAAACGAAAATTGAAATAACATCTTTATCGCGTGCGAACCATCGTATATACATGTACCTAACCTAAGTATAAAAATTTTCACAAGGACCCAGCGAGATGTAGCATTTATGATTTGAGCACTTCGTGTGTCTTACTAAAGGAGCATAAGATCCGTAGCAGCAAAGTTGAAGAATAGGTGTACGATGTAATAAGGGTGATTACCTTATATATATCTTACTTAATCGTTTAATACAGAGAGTAAGAATAACCAACCAATTCTTGATGGTCTGGTTTCGTGAGAACTTTTCTACTCCGAACCGAAATTCTCTTTGGCGTGTAATTAAGTTTATAATACTTAGTAAAGTAATTACTTAGCAGTGTAAAAACCTAATATACAAAATGCTGCTTTCAGCAGGTTCTAAAAGCTTCTACTCATTGGTACTTATAGGTATACTCTACCTAAGGAAAAAAGTGGAAGATTTACCGGAAAGCGTATCCGCGAATCCGCTAGCATGTATGGCCTTCAGGAACGTGGTGAATCGCCGGTCCCTGTCGGCTTGCAAGGTCTGCACCAGGTCTCCAACCGGCAGCGGGAACATCACCCGGTCTACTGCGTGTGCGATGCCCTGAAAAATAGATGATGAGGAGATTAGCACCTATTTTTCTTAGTTGGTTCGAGACTATGTCTAATTTTAGTCTAAACTCGAGTCTCTTATACTTGTGTGATATGTAAGATTTTGTTACCCTGAGTTCAATGTTTGCGAGAGAGACGCTAGTTGTTAGTTGTCCTGCAAATTATTTCTTTTCCGTCATCTTCTTGAAGAAACTTGTCGACTGCTACGATGGTCACGTTACGTACTTGGATCACCTATTTAAATTGACGGCGAACTGGATTCCCATCTCTGACCCTGAGTTAGGTTCCAGTTCCGGCGAGAAAAGGTAATCTCATAATTTATCAAAGAATCCGATTCCGGTAGGTATTTACATTACGAGTAATTGGCAAAGCACTACGTACCTGCGGAATATGTATATCCTTCTTCTCATCCAACACCCTGGCTCCGTTGATAGTCGTGACCCGAACTTCATTCCACTCGACATCGTGCATGTCATACTGGTTGACTCTCAGCTGAGTGCCGGCGAGAGACACGCCAGTCATCTCGTCTTGGAGAGACGCGATGTCGAACGCTCCGGGGATCACGTGGTGCAGAAGGAGCTGAAAACGGAATAAGAATTAAGAAGTCTCTATACAGGAAATAAGACTTTTACTTAGACTAGGGACAATTACGTCCACGTGCTGTCCTAATTTTTGTAGTGTTACTGTACTTGTGACAATCAGCGTCACTCCGTCTTGCACGTTGCCAGTCAGATGAGTGTCGTAAGACGAGTGTCCCTACTCCCTAATCTATCCCTATCTCATGGAAATGGCCAAAATTGTCTCAGCTTCTTTAGAAAGCCGGAATACGGAACcacgaaaaaaattaattactgtAGCAGACAAACAGGAGTTCATACTTTACTGCAACTCTAATTTATAatcaataattatgtacctatgtaatatttaaacaaTTACCTACTGGCATTGAGTTTCCTACTCGTGCCGATATTAATACTCTTAATTCATGCATTGTGCGTGCAACAAATAATATGATTAAAAACTGGccaaaataatttcattattttatggttgccaactataaattataaatttaatcaATAAGTATACTGAGTTTCTTTGTTGGAAGTTTTAATTTGTCGCGTGCAACTGTGATAAAACGCCATTTGCTGTGGCTAACTCAAACAAATTTTTTTACAACTTACCCCACTAAGCAGTCTTGGGTTGTCTCGGAACTTCTCCTCGGCTCGGTCAGGGCCTCCAAGTTGCACCAGGAGCGTCCTGAAAGCCTTGTCCGTCGGCGCGAATATCGTGTAAGGTCCAGTCTCATTCAGAATCGTGTCCAACCCAGATTGCTTCAAATACTTCGCAGTAGCAAACAACCCGTTTTCTTTCAGTATATCCACTAGACCAGGGTTTGTCTGCCTGGCGAATTGAAGATGTGAACTACCTTCATCCACGCTTGGAGGTATAGTGCTTGATCCTATGACGACCAAGTCTCCTCCTCTGTAAGAAGGCGTGGACGAGACGTAAGATTGAGTTGAGCTTGGGAAGGTGTTCCTCGTTGATGGACTGAAGGTGTTTCTCGAACCTACGAACGAGGGCGAAGTGGATTTAGCGATGTATCTCTCCGTTGTCGTTACACTTCTAGTTGTAGGCGTGTAAGTTTCAGGTTGAGTATTTCTCGTTGCTTGGGTGGTACTTCGGTATGATGGAGTAGGTGTTGTGTGTATAATTGGGTTTGTATGGCCAGATGTCCCGTGGTTAGAAGTGGTGACAAAGCTGGAATAACTTGAAGGGTGGTGTGATGACTCTGCTATATAATCTGTTGCATCTGTGACTGGATTAGATGTAGTGGAACTGAAGATCGCGTTGGAGATTTTAGTTGGTCCTGGAAGCTGGATTTCACCTTTCTTTATCTTGTTTAAAATGTTTTCCACTTCAGGACCTTCTTCAGTTTGTTGTCCGTTTGCCTTGACTCCTTTCACTTTGTATGAGCCATCGTCCTGTTCTTCAAGGAATACAAAAGTGACtttctttttattttgaatagtGCTTGGTATTTTGGAAACTTCTTCAAGTTTTCCGTTGTCGGACTGTCTGATTAGTTCGAAGTCGGCACCGGGTGGCAAAACACCTTTAGTGAGATCATCGAAATTAATTCTGCTTTCTTTTTGGGGTGCAGGCGATGCCATGATGTGTAAGTTTGATCCATCAGCAGCTATCGCGCCTTTAGGAATCAGGTTAGGGTTGGTCGTTCTTATCACTTCGAATTTCTGGCCGTTCAAAGATATCTCCCGTGACGTAAAGTTTTTCTCACTGAAGTCTTCCGGGTTCTCAGCTAAAGCAACTTTTAGTTGTTTCAAGATGTCAGGTTTTTGAAGCAGTGCTACACTTTTAGCTCTCAAGCTGTCGTCAAAGCCTTTGGTTTCGCTTTCTTCCAATAGATTTTTGATTTCGTTGTAAAGTTTCTGCTTGTCCCTATCTTGGGGTGGAGCTCTTGTTTTAGTCTGAGGTTTAGCTCTGGTCCTGTACCGAGAGGGCGCCGGGGTGGTGGTAGTGGTAGTTGTTGTTGTGGAGGTGGTGGTAGTCGGGTGCTGTTTCTCGTACATTTCGACAGCTTTCCTAAATAAATCCGTCTCATGCGCGAGAATAGGTCTGCGCTTTTCCTGATTTCTATTGTAGAAATCTTCGTAGCGTTCCGTGGTCGAAAAAGTGGGCAACGTCTTTGTTGCCTGTTTGCTCACGAATTCTTCATGAAGtttttctactttttcctgTTGCTTTTGCTGTTGCTTTTGTACAAATTCTTGGTGTTTCTGAATGATTCGCTGTCGCTCTTGGAGTTCCTTCAGTTTCTCGAGATTCTCTTGTGATTGTTGTTCGAAAAAGTTTTGGATTTGAGACGTTTGGCCGTTTGAAAAGATTGGGGCCTGGCCTAGAGATGATTGGAAGGGAATCTGGGCATTATTAAGGTTAAGATTCTGTGGAGCAAGATTAGGAGCTTGTTGGATAGTAATAGGGCTTTGTTGGAACGACTGGCTCTGAGTAGGAGGCAGAGTTGGCAGGAAAGCCGCTTGAGTCGGCCTCTGTTGTCCGATGTTCACAGTGTTTCCTTGCAGGGGGTTGTTAAAACCGGTATTTTGCTGGAGAGGTAAGCTATTCTGGAAGGTGGAAAGGGTCGGTTGTTGTTGCAAGATGTTATTTTGGGGTAACGGCGGCAAGTTTTGTTGTTGGAAGGTATTTTGGATCGGGAGGGTGGGTGCTTGGTTGAAGAATCCATTGTTGCCTAGGGGGAGGTTTTGCGCGTTATTAGGGATGTTGGTGGGTATGATATTGTTGAATTGTGGGACATATGGCTGCTGGAAGAGGGATTGTGAGGGTTGTTGAAACTGGAGGGTCGGGGCCGGGGTGCTGATCAGGCCTCCCTGCTGGAAGTTCTGGAGCGGCGAGTTGAGGCCGAATCTGGTCTGGTGCTCGTTGAAGCCGGGGTGCCCGAGCGTCGTTTGTCTTCTTCTGTCGAAGTCATTTTCTATCTGTAAACAAAAGAACAATGACATCTTTAATACCTTATTACCTAATTATTGTAATTTGTTTTAGAATCTAGAACAATTATCAGCTTCCGTGCAACAATATTATTCTTAGAGGTGTAACTTCAGTATTTAAAAGGCATAGTGAATCTGCGTGTCTACACGATACAGTCGTTACGATCATATGCATTTGAAAATTTAAATGTAGCGGTATAAGGCTTAAAGTTGTATAATATAGTGCCGGTCTTTTTCCTCGGCTATCCGTTAATGATCCGGTGTAGTACATATAAAAGTGATACGTTGGATATTAAAGTGATTTATAAGCGGACGACACGACACAATTTCTATTCCACATTATTGAGATTGTGCAAAGCGAAATATTTATCGAAAATGCGTATAGAATATGCATTATATTCAATATGCATGCAATGCGATGCCGCCCTCACGGTCAAATTAGTTTGCCACGATAGTTATTTTGCAAGGCACTTGATGATCACCAGAATTCAAAAATACGTTACCAATTGAAGGCACCAGATTTCAAAAATACGTTACCAATTTGATAAATGATCATTACATTGGATACTTCCTTGCACTGTAGGTAAGTAATACCACAAACGGTTACCTAAACGGTTTTTGGAAGAATTGAATAATACAATAGGCTTAGGTAGGGCGCTTCATACAAGCGTGTAAACTCGCTAAGACTCATACACGCGCATTAACGAGCGTATATTTAAGATCGTCAAAACCAAATGAAAATGAAAGTTTGTACAGTACGCGGCGACAATGATTGCACATCGGttttttcgtcttcgtagagcgttgtctctttcttgcttatgtgacgttatttgtctctttccaaagaccgatttCCAAAGTGCATTCTTTATCGCCGTTTACTGTAACAGTTGTCACAGAAACGATCACGTGCGTAAAAATACGCTTGTCTGAAAACACCCTTGGAACATAATTGTAGTTGATAGGTCGATAAAACTttaatgtgtcgcttaacttcaaatttgggtaaatccattctgctataagatTGATTCCTATACgtatacataatcaaccttaaagcagaattgatttacccgagtttgaagttaagcgacactaTTGTGAATTGTGAATGAAAAGAGAAAAGATCAAAATACCAGCTGACGTAGGTAATTCTCGTGCAGGTAAATTGACTGTAACATACTGCAAAATGCAAAACGTGCTTAATGATAATgatattaaaacatttaaaacggTACGTTTTAATGCCgagattttattaaattaagttttCACATAATTTTACGGCAATTATGTAGAGTCAGTGCGGTCAGAATAGCATAACAAAttacattaattttaatatttatgttgTATCTAAATGTGCGGACGGCACATGACGGCTAATCGGCGGAAATGTTCCGACAATAatgattatcaattcctaacagtatttactaaggcagcgttcccacttaagagggcattcaacgaaaacgtcgtaataatgtaaaattgatagttttagtcggcaaaatgctacactttccgtcatctaaaagacttattaagttcatgattcgattaggacatcttcttaacttacatgttgtgagactggatttttaaaaactaactcacttaattaattatgattttttttctggtgcatgtttaggaaaacccgcgaaaagtgctgacttagtccgtctaatttgtaaaatttggatagttttgaatgcttcaagtggtaaatttgtattatgtatatcctgtactacaatcttctgagactacttctttgttataaggctttagaatagagtaaatgaggatatgatgaatccaatttgtttcagaaatcacctcagaataagtgtcaatttcttcgaaaacttacgtgtttttgaagtagttttaatataaaaataatctgcaacgcttactcaaacagattttatgcaaaagttttctattaattgcaatttaatatttttgacgattttttaaaaatgcctccttattaccggttacgcgcgcttgcgatgtcagtaccgcggcagagcttgtagaggcaggacgtatgttagtccgctccgcacgcggctcgacgatcgcgaagttattttgtcattgtgtgcggcacccgccgtgtccaaaaccgcacttgtgtgcgtgtttggctgtactgttgcatgtatactgcgactggaaactttgatccttgggttgacgactttggtaactaactaattaacttgactaatatttttagtaagtattatttattattgaatatcattttaggttactgactcgtctcaacaaaatctttgacaatagatggtactcaggatctgatgatgaagtcagatggtagtcatgagttctcatcaaccaggtcttgaaaccatttcgtgtttgggctcgtttgattcacctcaacaagatctttgacaagaggtgatggtacccaggatctgatgatgaagccggaaggtagtcatgagttctcatcaaccaggtcttgaaaccatttcgtgtttgggctcgtt is a genomic window of Leguminivora glycinivorella isolate SPB_JAAS2020 chromosome 6, LegGlyc_1.1, whole genome shotgun sequence containing:
- the LOC125227017 gene encoding uncharacterized protein LOC125227017, yielding MRGLWLFLLLAHTVCAITGPRIENDFDRRRQTTLGHPGFNEHQTRFGLNSPLQNFQQGGLISTPAPTLQFQQPSQSLFQQPYVPQFNNIIPTNIPNNAQNLPLGNNGFFNQAPTLPIQNTFQQQNLPPLPQNNILQQQPTLSTFQNSLPLQQNTGFNNPLQGNTVNIGQQRPTQAAFLPTLPPTQSQSFQQSPITIQQAPNLAPQNLNLNNAQIPFQSSLGQAPIFSNGQTSQIQNFFEQQSQENLEKLKELQERQRIIQKHQEFVQKQQQKQQEKVEKLHEEFVSKQATKTLPTFSTTERYEDFYNRNQEKRRPILAHETDLFRKAVEMYEKQHPTTTTSTTTTTTTTTPAPSRYRTRAKPQTKTRAPPQDRDKQKLYNEIKNLLEESETKGFDDSLRAKSVALLQKPDILKQLKVALAENPEDFSEKNFTSREISLNGQKFEVIRTTNPNLIPKGAIAADGSNLHIMASPAPQKESRINFDDLTKGVLPPGADFELIRQSDNGKLEEVSKIPSTIQNKKKVTFVFLEEQDDGSYKVKGVKANGQQTEEGPEVENILNKIKKGEIQLPGPTKISNAIFSSTTSNPVTDATDYIAESSHHPSSYSSFVTTSNHGTSGHTNPIIHTTPTPSYRSTTQATRNTQPETYTPTTRSVTTTERYIAKSTSPSFVGSRNTFSPSTRNTFPSSTQSYVSSTPSYRGGDLVVIGSSTIPPSVDEGSSHLQFARQTNPGLVDILKENGLFATAKYLKQSGLDTILNETGPYTIFAPTDKAFRTLLVQLGGPDRAEEKFRDNPRLLSGLLLHHVIPGAFDIASLQDEMTGVSLAGTQLRVNQYDMHDVEWNEVRVTTINGARVLDEKKDIHIPQGIAHAVDRVMFPLPVGDLVQTLQADRDRRFTTFLKAIHASGFADTLSESKTYTVFAPTDAAFARVSPAELARYSEKSAAKALVARHVLPGTLYSAGMRYYQLRNSMEEATPLTLQKNAGRIKVNNAQVITHNIPATNGVIHAVDTIL